In the genome of Capra hircus breed San Clemente chromosome 17, ASM170441v1, whole genome shotgun sequence, one region contains:
- the CCDC92 gene encoding coiled-coil domain-containing protein 92 isoform X1: MSFRSESGLNRSQSGSPWRGQGLESGNLVYPEPGLTLPSTPQSHRAGGRGTGSRQCPLPACHPTTLLPPDPVSPTGHLHVSMAATNLENQLHSAQKNLLFLQREHASTLKGLHAEIRRLQQHCTDLTYELTVKSSDQTGDGASRSSELKKRCEDLEAQLKLKEDENTELLKELEQKNAMITVLENTIKERERKYLEELKVKSHKLGVLTSELEQRAGTIAYLTSQLHATKRKLLSSGGTSDGSPAGSPALTSYKPVPPKDRLPETPRRRMKKSLSAPLHPEFEEVYRFGAESRKLLLREPVDAMPDPTPFLLARESAEVHLIKERPLVIPPIASDRSAGEQPSPAREKPHKAHVGVAHRIHHVAPAQAPPEVETLAVDQVNGGKVVRKHSGTDRTV, translated from the exons ATGTCTTTCAGGAGTGAGTCTGGCCTCAATCGGTCGCAGTCGGGTAGCCCGTGGAGAGGCCAGGGTTTGGAATCAGGGAACCTTGTGTATCCGGAGCCAGGCCTCACACTGCCCTCCACCCCACAAAGCCACAGGGCGGGGGGTAGGGGGACAGGCAGCAGGCAGTGTCCTCTTCCTGCCTGTCACCCCACGACCCTCCTGCCACCAGACCCTGTGTCTCCCACAGGTCACCTGCATGTCAGCATGGCAGCCACAAACCTGGAGAACCAGTTACACAGCGCACAGAAGAACCTCTTGTTCCTTCAGCGGGAGCACGCAAGCACACTCAAGGGGCTGCACGCGGAGATCAGGCGGCTGCAGCAACATTGCACGG ATTTAACATATGAGCTGACAGTCAAGAGTTCGGATCAAACAG GGGACGGAGCTTCCAGAAGTAGTGAACTCAAGAAAAGATGTGAAGACCTGGAGGCGCAGCTGAAACTGAAGGAGGACGAGAACACGGAGTTGCTGAAGGAGCTGGAGCAGAAGAACGCGATGATCACCGTGCTGGAGAACACCATCAAGGAACGCGAGCGCAAGTACCTGGAGGAGCTGAAGGTCAAGAGCCACAAGCTGGGCGTGCTGACCAGCGAGCTGGAGCAGCGCGCCGGCACCATCGCCTACCTGACCTCGCAGCTGCACGCCACCAAGAGGAAGCTCCTGAGCTCGGGCGGCACCTCGGACGGCAGCCCGGCCGGCAGCCCCGCGCTGACCAGCTACAAGCCGGTGCCGCCCAAGGACAGGCTGCCCGAGACGCCCCGGCGCCGCATGAAGAAGAGCCTCTCGGCCCCGCTGCACCCGGAGTTCGAGGAGGTCTACAGATTCGGGGCCGAGAGCCGGAAACTGCTGCTGCGGGAGCCGGTGGACGCCATGCCGGACCCCACCCCATTCCTGCTGGCCAGGGAGTCGGCCGAGGTCCACCTGATCAAGGAGCGGCCCCTCGTCATCCCCCCCATAGCCTCGGACCGCAGCGCCGGCGAGCAGCCCAGCCCGGCGCGCGAGAAGCCGCACAAGGCACACGTGGGCGTGGCGCACCGCATCCACCACGTGGCCCCGGCGCAGGCCCCGCCCGAGGTGGAGACGCTGGCGGTGGACCAGGTGAACGGAGGCAAGGTGGTCAGGAAGCACTCAGGGACGGACAGAACTGTGTGa
- the CCDC92 gene encoding coiled-coil domain-containing protein 92 isoform X2, with the protein MAATNLENQLHSAQKNLLFLQREHASTLKGLHAEIRRLQQHCTDLTYELTVKSSDQTGDGASRSSELKKRCEDLEAQLKLKEDENTELLKELEQKNAMITVLENTIKERERKYLEELKVKSHKLGVLTSELEQRAGTIAYLTSQLHATKRKLLSSGGTSDGSPAGSPALTSYKPVPPKDRLPETPRRRMKKSLSAPLHPEFEEVYRFGAESRKLLLREPVDAMPDPTPFLLARESAEVHLIKERPLVIPPIASDRSAGEQPSPAREKPHKAHVGVAHRIHHVAPAQAPPEVETLAVDQVNGGKVVRKHSGTDRTV; encoded by the exons ATGGCAGCCACAAACCTGGAGAACCAGTTACACAGCGCACAGAAGAACCTCTTGTTCCTTCAGCGGGAGCACGCAAGCACACTCAAGGGGCTGCACGCGGAGATCAGGCGGCTGCAGCAACATTGCACGG ATTTAACATATGAGCTGACAGTCAAGAGTTCGGATCAAACAG GGGACGGAGCTTCCAGAAGTAGTGAACTCAAGAAAAGATGTGAAGACCTGGAGGCGCAGCTGAAACTGAAGGAGGACGAGAACACGGAGTTGCTGAAGGAGCTGGAGCAGAAGAACGCGATGATCACCGTGCTGGAGAACACCATCAAGGAACGCGAGCGCAAGTACCTGGAGGAGCTGAAGGTCAAGAGCCACAAGCTGGGCGTGCTGACCAGCGAGCTGGAGCAGCGCGCCGGCACCATCGCCTACCTGACCTCGCAGCTGCACGCCACCAAGAGGAAGCTCCTGAGCTCGGGCGGCACCTCGGACGGCAGCCCGGCCGGCAGCCCCGCGCTGACCAGCTACAAGCCGGTGCCGCCCAAGGACAGGCTGCCCGAGACGCCCCGGCGCCGCATGAAGAAGAGCCTCTCGGCCCCGCTGCACCCGGAGTTCGAGGAGGTCTACAGATTCGGGGCCGAGAGCCGGAAACTGCTGCTGCGGGAGCCGGTGGACGCCATGCCGGACCCCACCCCATTCCTGCTGGCCAGGGAGTCGGCCGAGGTCCACCTGATCAAGGAGCGGCCCCTCGTCATCCCCCCCATAGCCTCGGACCGCAGCGCCGGCGAGCAGCCCAGCCCGGCGCGCGAGAAGCCGCACAAGGCACACGTGGGCGTGGCGCACCGCATCCACCACGTGGCCCCGGCGCAGGCCCCGCCCGAGGTGGAGACGCTGGCGGTGGACCAGGTGAACGGAGGCAAGGTGGTCAGGAAGCACTCAGGGACGGACAGAACTGTGTGa